One window of Candidatus Methylacidiphilales bacterium genomic DNA carries:
- a CDS encoding glycoside hydrolase family 31 protein, giving the protein MKPKTATPFQTRDSSLFWSRKGESLLIEPWGRNSVRIRATRNASFSGNNWALLPQKNTSSAAPIIRIDANQAAWRHGSIRVVCTAEGQLRLENTRSLDLLLQEHKPRAYRSKSGGLYNLETTFQAFEDERFYGLGQHPHGFLNQKGCSLALEQRNTEINIPFLISSRGYGFLWNQPGVGRVDLGRNGTRWNSHSSPELDLWITVEPSYAGILKNYASATGGSPPFPTYASGFWQCKLRYRNQEELLSVAREHKRRGLPLSVIVVDYFHWTAMGDWKFDPKDWPDPGAMVRELRGLGIELMVSVWPTVNALSENFPALEKDGLLVGTERGLPVVTHFIDTPQEGRAYLHHYDATHPEARKFLWNRIRENYLKSGIRVFWLDACEPELNPFDHDNLRYHLGNGETVGSWYPLAHAQTFYDGLKASGEKEILTLCRSAWAGSQRYGAAVWSGDISSTFDSLQKQIKAGLNMALSGIPWWTTDIGGFHGGDPESPEFRELIVRWFQYGVFCPIFRLHGARLPSSHTAGGPNEVWSFGEKAYQAIRPLLFLREKMRPYIHRHMKRAEKGMPLMRPVFVDHQHDPKAHDVEDAFMFGPDLMIAPVTEAGALQRTVYLPAGTEWQEAWTGQKHPGGRTILVAAPLEIIPVLVKAGSPCAKWFKSKP; this is encoded by the coding sequence GTGAAACCCAAAACAGCCACTCCTTTCCAAACCCGGGATTCTTCCCTGTTCTGGAGCCGCAAAGGCGAATCCCTCCTCATCGAACCCTGGGGCCGCAACAGTGTGCGCATCCGGGCCACCCGCAACGCCTCGTTCTCGGGAAACAATTGGGCGCTGCTGCCCCAAAAAAACACCTCGTCGGCCGCTCCAATCATCCGCATCGATGCAAACCAGGCGGCATGGCGTCATGGCTCCATCCGTGTCGTCTGCACCGCTGAGGGTCAGTTGCGCCTGGAAAACACCCGCTCACTTGACCTGCTTTTGCAGGAACACAAACCCCGTGCTTACCGTTCGAAATCCGGCGGGCTATACAACTTGGAAACCACCTTCCAGGCATTCGAAGACGAACGATTTTACGGCCTGGGCCAGCATCCCCACGGGTTTCTCAACCAAAAAGGATGCAGTCTGGCACTGGAACAGCGGAACACCGAGATCAACATCCCCTTTCTGATCTCCAGCAGAGGGTACGGCTTCCTTTGGAACCAACCCGGGGTAGGACGTGTCGACCTCGGACGCAATGGCACACGCTGGAACTCGCACTCCTCACCGGAACTGGATCTTTGGATCACGGTCGAGCCTTCCTATGCCGGTATTCTGAAAAACTATGCCTCCGCCACCGGCGGATCACCCCCCTTCCCCACCTACGCCAGCGGCTTCTGGCAGTGCAAACTGCGCTACCGAAACCAGGAAGAACTGCTATCTGTGGCGCGCGAACACAAACGCCGGGGACTGCCTCTCTCGGTCATCGTCGTGGATTACTTTCACTGGACCGCCATGGGCGACTGGAAATTTGATCCCAAGGACTGGCCCGACCCGGGAGCGATGGTGCGCGAACTGCGGGGCCTGGGCATCGAACTCATGGTCTCAGTCTGGCCCACCGTCAATGCCCTGAGCGAAAACTTTCCCGCATTGGAGAAGGACGGGCTGCTGGTCGGGACCGAACGGGGGCTGCCCGTGGTCACCCACTTCATCGACACCCCCCAAGAAGGCCGCGCCTACCTCCATCACTACGACGCCACCCATCCCGAAGCCCGCAAGTTTCTCTGGAACCGCATCCGGGAAAACTATCTCAAGTCTGGAATCCGGGTTTTTTGGCTGGATGCCTGTGAACCCGAACTCAACCCCTTCGACCACGACAACCTGCGCTACCACTTGGGCAATGGGGAAACCGTGGGTAGTTGGTACCCATTAGCCCATGCACAAACCTTTTACGACGGTTTGAAAGCGTCGGGCGAAAAGGAAATACTCACACTTTGCCGATCGGCTTGGGCCGGCAGCCAGCGGTATGGCGCGGCCGTCTGGTCTGGTGACATTTCTTCAACATTCGACTCCCTGCAAAAGCAGATCAAAGCCGGTTTGAACATGGCCCTGAGCGGCATTCCCTGGTGGACCACCGACATCGGTGGTTTTCACGGCGGCGATCCCGAAAGCCCGGAGTTCCGCGAACTCATCGTGCGCTGGTTCCAGTATGGTGTGTTCTGCCCCATATTTCGGCTACATGGAGCACGCCTGCCCTCGTCGCACACCGCAGGTGGACCGAATGAAGTCTGGTCTTTCGGCGAAAAAGCCTACCAGGCCATCCGTCCCCTGCTCTTCCTCCGGGAAAAAATGAGACCCTACATCCACCGGCATATGAAACGGGCCGAAAAAGGAATGCCCCTCATGAGGCCGGTCTTTGTCGACCACCAGCACGACCCCAAGGCTCATGATGTCGAGGACGCCTTCATGTTCGGTCCAGACCTGATGATTGCGCCGGTCACTGAAGCCGGGGCCCTCCAACGAACCGTCTACCTGCCCGCAGGCACCGAATGGCAGGAGGCTTGGACCGGCCAAAAACATCCGGGAGGCAGAACCATCCTGGTCGCCGCCCCTTTGGAAATCATTCCCGTCCTGGTCAAAGCAGGATCACCCTGTGCGAAGTGGTTCAAAAGCAAGCCCTAA
- a CDS encoding GntR family transcriptional regulator, which translates to MNNPEKALQALRYSPQRNTSSSLQEEIYLHLIQFIQSGKVEIGDYLPSTRALAKQFGKSITPVNQALARLEKEGFVKCIHGSGVRVNARTSQESSAKIKPVVELITTLRAFPTVKEPSLKFQHILPAVEEWLFWRLSGQRSMRLTVSNLSVDDNAGEFTSQLRDALILRPKVLVFAYPEDFSDEIADYLKRLRSVGTYVVFLATRRDLPELDRVSLNFESGQYQLTQHLLRQGHRCIIRLCTNANYLFEQQKQAGFIRALGEYGFPQATAQEWTIELPPLNEFHGSNEKILEKTLRSIKDRFPLTALMAYNDPAVAPLRLIARKLDLQPLEIAGFDGDWKELQDEILSNHGPEALEGGAPPTVDTHLPQAAEALAELVLGRVANALPGGPQRRMIEQTLELPSH; encoded by the coding sequence ATGAATAATCCTGAGAAAGCCTTGCAAGCGTTGCGCTATAGCCCCCAGCGCAACACCTCATCTTCTCTTCAGGAAGAAATATACCTGCATCTGATCCAGTTCATCCAATCGGGTAAAGTGGAGATTGGGGATTACCTGCCTTCCACGCGCGCCCTGGCCAAGCAGTTCGGTAAAAGTATCACACCCGTCAACCAAGCCCTGGCACGGCTAGAAAAAGAGGGGTTCGTCAAATGCATCCATGGTTCGGGTGTTCGGGTTAATGCCCGGACTAGCCAGGAATCTTCTGCCAAAATCAAACCGGTGGTCGAATTGATCACCACCCTGCGGGCCTTTCCCACCGTCAAAGAACCCTCCCTGAAATTCCAACACATTCTGCCCGCCGTGGAGGAGTGGTTGTTCTGGCGGCTCAGCGGCCAGCGGAGCATGCGCCTGACGGTATCCAACCTATCCGTGGATGACAATGCCGGGGAGTTCACCAGTCAGTTGCGGGATGCCTTGATCCTCCGCCCCAAGGTCCTCGTCTTCGCTTACCCGGAGGATTTTTCCGACGAAATCGCTGATTATTTGAAACGACTCCGTTCTGTTGGCACTTATGTGGTTTTTTTGGCGACCCGCCGTGATCTCCCGGAATTGGACCGGGTTTCACTCAATTTCGAAAGCGGCCAGTACCAGCTTACCCAGCATCTTTTGCGACAGGGGCACCGCTGTATCATCCGTTTGTGCACAAATGCCAACTACTTGTTTGAACAGCAGAAGCAGGCCGGGTTCATCCGGGCTTTGGGGGAATACGGCTTCCCGCAGGCCACCGCACAGGAATGGACCATCGAGTTGCCTCCGCTCAACGAATTCCACGGGAGCAATGAGAAAATTCTGGAAAAGACCCTGCGCTCCATCAAAGACCGGTTTCCGCTCACGGCCCTGATGGCTTACAATGACCCAGCCGTGGCCCCCCTCCGGTTGATTGCCCGGAAGCTGGATCTTCAGCCGTTGGAAATTGCGGGATTCGACGGGGACTGGAAAGAGTTACAGGACGAGATTTTGTCCAATCATGGTCCGGAAGCCCTGGAAGGGGGTGCTCCCCCGACCGTGGACACCCACCTGCCACAGGCGGCTGAGGCCCTGGCGGAGCTGGTTCTGGGGCGAGTGGCAAATGCACTTCCGGGAGGTCCCCAGAGACGGATGATTGAGCAGACGTTGGAACTGCCAAGTCATTGA